AACATCCCCTCGAGCTGGACGATATCGGCCGCCTGTTCGACACGTCGCCGAACTTCCTCGTCGTCGTACTTCCGCAGCCGCAGCCCGAAGGAGATGTTCTCGTAGACGTCCATGTGCGGAAACAGGGCGATGTTCTGGAAGACCATCGCGACGCCCCGATCCTTCGGCGCGAGATCGGTGACATCGTCGTCGCCGATGTAGACGCGCCCCTCGGTCGGCTGGGTCAACCCGGCAACCGTCTCCATCGTCGTCGACTTCCCACAGCCCGAGGGGCCGACGAACGTGACGAACTCGCCGTCCTCGACCTCGAGGCTGATGTCGTCGACCGCCGTTTCGTCTCCGTATCGTTTCGTGATGTTTTCGAGTCGTACTCGTGACATTGTGTTACTCCTTGAGTGCTCCTGCGGTGAGTCCGCTGACGATCTTCTCCTGTGCGATGACCACGAGGATCGCGACGGGGATCACCCCGAGGATGCTCGCGGCGGCCATGAGGTTGTACAACACCTCGTACTGTCCCTGATACGCGAGGATCCCGTCGAGGATCGGTGCCCAGTTCTCCGGCTGGCCGTCCGTCATCAGGAACGAGAAGAAGAACTCGTTGTAGACGGCGATGAAGGTCAACACGCCGGCCGTCGCGACGCCGGGTGCCGACAGCGGGATGATGACCCGGAACAGCGCACCGAGACGGGTCGTCCCCTCGACGCGGGCCGCGTCCTCCAGGCCGTCCGGAATCTGTCCGTAGAACGTCGTGAGAATAAAGATAGCGAGCGGCATGAAGATCGCTGACAGCGGGGTCACGAGGGCGAACGGCGTGTTGTAGAGCGTGCCGTCGCCGGTGATCGGCTCGAGGAACACGAACGAGGTGTTGAAGAGGTCGTTCAGCGGGATGAAGAAGGCGGCCGGCGGGAAGAACGAAATGATCAACACCAGTAGCATGAGCGGCGTTCGGCCGGGGAACTCGAGGCGGCCGAAGGCGTAGCCGGCGAGGCTGGCGATGACGAGGACGACGACCGTCGAGGCCAGCGCGATCACGAAGCTGTTGAACATGTAGACGTGGAAGGGGATGACCTGGAATACCTCGACGAACGCGCCCGGATTGAACCCGTTGGGAGTGAAGACGATGTCCTGAAGCTGCCCTTCCGGCGTCAGTGCGACCATGAGCAGCCAGTAGAACGGGAACAGCGTCGTCACGAGGAAGAAGATCGCCGCGACGTAGAACATCGCCCGGTACACCCGCTCGGGGTGGGAGATGGAGTTCGCCACCCACCGCTGGAATGGACCGCGGTCGAGTTCGGCGTCGCGGTCGTCTTCGAGGACGGACGTGCCGCCGTCGGGTCGGCGGAGGGTCGGGTCTCGCGGCGGTCCGTCGCCAGCGTCGTCGGTACCTCCGGTGTCGTTCGGATCGGTGGAATCCCTTGGATCTGACATCAGTACATCCCTCCTTCGGTGTCGCGGAAGAGTAGCACGTAGCCGCCGATGATCAGGCCGATCACGAGGGCCGTGGCGAAGGCCACGGCGGCGGCCGTCGCGTAGATGCGGGTCCCGCCGAACATCGCTTCGACGACGAGACAGCTCAGCGAGGGAACGGTCGTACAGCCGGCAGTCGACTCGATCAGGCCGAAGACGCGCATTGCGTCCATGGTTCGAAACAGCATCGCGACCAGCAGGGCCGGCATCACGAGCGGGAGCGTGATCATCTTGAATCGCTGCCACGGCGAGGCCCCGGCCACGCGCGCGACATCGTACAAGTTTCGGTCGACGCTCTGGAGTCCCGCGAGTATCAGCAGGGCCATGAACGCCGACGATTTCCAGATGTCGGCCACGAGGATGATGATGAACGCGTCCCGGCTGTTGGCCAGCGGCGTCCCGCTGAAGACCCCGATGCTCTGCATGAGGTCGGAGCCGAACCCGACCGTCGGCTGGAACAGCAGGAAGAAGATCATCCCCTGAATGACGATCGGCACCGCCCACGGGAGGATGATCGCCACGCGGACCCAGCGACGCCCCGTGAACTCCTGGTCGAGCACGTACGCCTGGCCGAACCCGATCACCGTCTCGAAGATGACGCTGATGACCGCGAAGGCGAGCGTGACGAACAGCGCCTGCTGGAAGAACGGAGTGCCGAGTTCGATAAAGGGGAACGACGACGTCAGTCCGACGTCGAGGAACTGCCGGGCCAGTCGTGCGTTCCCGGTGAGGATGTCGACGTAGTTCTCGATGCCGACGAAGCCACCGAGCGGGTCGAGCCCCCGCGTCTGGTTGGCACGAAGCGACATGACGAACGTCCGTATCATTGGGTAGAACGCGATCAGCGTCAACAACGCGAACGCCGGTAGTAACAGCAGGTACGCGTATGCCGCCTCGCTCAGGCCCTCCATCCAGTTGACGACGGCGTTGCCGGACCGCTCACGATCTCCTTCCCGTCCGGACTCGCCGCCGATCAACCCGTCCGTATCCGTGTCAGTTGCCATTCGTTTCCACCTCCGCTTCGCTCTGCTCGAGTTCGTTCGCGAGGTCGTTCATCGCGGCCTCGGGGGATTGCTCGCCGCGATATGCCGCGTTGACCGATTGATAGATCAGCGCGGACTGTTCCGGCCAGAGGTCGGTCGCCGGCCGCGGGATCGCGTTCTCGCTGGCCCGCTGGACCACGTCGCCGTAGCGAGCGACGGGACCGACATCGTCCGGATCGGCCTCCGCGACCAGATCGAGGTTCGGCGGTAAGTAGCCCCCGAGCTCGAAGACCGTGAGCATGACCTCCTCGGTGGCGAACGCCTCGAGGACCTGGAGCGCTTGGTCCTGGCGCTCCGAAAACGGGCTCACGGCGAGATTCCAGCCCCCCAGCGCCGCGACGGTGCCGCCGGTGCCCTCGTACTCGGCCTCCTGCTGGGAGACCGCGTACGGCCGCGTCATCACGCCGAGGTTCTCGCCGAACGCGTCCTCGGTACCCGTCTCTGCGATCGCGTACGACCAGTTCCGGTTCGAGACGGCGTTGCCGGCCGCGAACGGGTTGAGCGACTGCTGTTCGGTCCACTGGACGATCGCCGACGGACAGATCTGGGCGTAGCCGTCCATGGTGTTTTCCTCCTCACCTTCGATGAACGAGCGCATCATTCGGATCGCATCGATGACCCGGTCCCCGTCGACGGTGATCGGCCGGTCGCCCGCGGTGAAGAGGTTGTCCGCCCCGCCGTAATACGCCCCGCCCCAGGACGTCATCACCTCGTTGAACGTACAGCAAGACAGCCCCTCGTAGGCGGCCGCCTGCGTCGTGAACCCGTAGTCGAGTCCGGCCTGGTCACGCGCATCGCGAACCGCCCCTGAGAACTCCTCCCAGGACGGCGGCGCCGACGGCCAGTTGCCGGTGTCGTAGCCGGCGTCTTCGATCAGATCCTCGCGGTACAGCGTGAACCCCAGGTCCGGAAAGAACGGCAGGGCGTGGAGATCTCCGGTCTGGGGATGACGCGCGGTTTCGAGGATGGCCTCGAGGTAGTTACTGTTGACGCGCTCGAGGACGTCGTCCGAGAGCTCTTCGGTCAGGTTGACCGTCTGGTTCCTGAGGATGAAGGGAACCGTCCAGCCGCTGTCCATCATGTGAATGTCCGGCGGAGCGCGACCCGCCTCGAGCGCTGATTGAGCGGTCTGCATCCGCGATGCGGAGTCGCTGACGACGGTCTGGATATCGATGCGGATCTCCTCGTCGAGCCCGGCGTCCCAGAGCGCCTGCTGGACCGAGGGTCCGTCGCCGTCGCTGTGTATGATCCCTGCGACACCCGAGTCGGCGGTCATCACCACGGTGTTCGCTTCGCGCCCCCGACCCAGACAGCCGGTGACGGCGACCGCTCCCGCCGTCGACACCGATGCGGCTTTCAGGAACGATCGCCGCCCGAGACGGGAGCGGTCACTTTGACCGGCGGTATCGTGTCCCATGCGAAGAAACGGACCACGTTCACCGACTTAATTGTTAGCTATAAATATGGTAATAAAATGTGAGTGTTCGGATATGGGTTCGGTTACGAACACCGAGCAGTCGATCCAGTTATCGACGACTGGGAGTGACCGTCGTCAGGAACCCCCTAATCTCGTATTGCCGACGGACGGTCGGCAGGTGCCAGCCGATGGACTACAATGGCACTGATCGTAGTCCGATGGCGCAATTAGCGCTCCTCGAGCGTCGGCGGCTCGTTCCGACCGATGTGGATCTCGTGGGCTTCGACGTCTTCGAGGGCGGCCACCCGGCCGCCGACGGAGACCGCGTCGCCGTCTTCGGTTTCTATGGTGAGACTAGCGACCTCCTCGCTGACCTCGAAGTCGATGTCGCGGACCCGGCCGCGGACGATACGCTGACCACCGACCTCGACGTCCCGGCCGTCGATGGTCGCGTAGAACTCGCCGCCCTCGTCGATGAGGTCCTTGACACACCGGCGGATGGAGGCGTACGTTCGGGGATAGGGGCGCGCAGTGCCGTCCTCACCGAGCGTCTGTTCGGCGGTCGTCCAGAGGACGGTCCCGAAGAAGCCGGAGATGAGGAAGCCGAGCGCCGATCGATTGAAAATCACGCCGTACCGGTCCTGATCGTCGCGCAGGGCGTCCTGCGTGGCGTAAACCGAGTAGTTGCCGTCGGCGACGGCGACGACCGGCGTCGTGATCCCCCGGCGGGCACGGGCCGTCGTCGCGACCTCGCCGTACGCGAACTCCGACGGGTCCGGGGCCTCGCTCGCGGGCGTCACGATCAGGTCGACGCTGACGCCGTCGTCGACCGCCGCTCGCAGTTCCGCCTCGAAGCGGGTCAGCAGATCCGGCGTCAACGAGAGCGCGAGTTCGAACTCCGCGGCGTCGATGACCTCCTCGAGGTAGCGGAGAATCGTCGATCTGGACTTGACCAGCGAGACGGCCTCCGTATCGCGGGCCGGCGCGGTGTAGCGGGCCTCGAGTTCCTCGATCATTTGCTCGAAGGAGGTCTGGACGTCGTCGAACGCCTCGCCGGGATCGATCGCGACGACTTTCATCGGACGGGACTCGCGCAGTTCGACCAGT
This portion of the Natrinema salinisoli genome encodes:
- a CDS encoding carbohydrate ABC transporter permease, with the protein product MSDPRDSTDPNDTGGTDDAGDGPPRDPTLRRPDGGTSVLEDDRDAELDRGPFQRWVANSISHPERVYRAMFYVAAIFFLVTTLFPFYWLLMVALTPEGQLQDIVFTPNGFNPGAFVEVFQVIPFHVYMFNSFVIALASTVVVLVIASLAGYAFGRLEFPGRTPLMLLVLIISFFPPAAFFIPLNDLFNTSFVFLEPITGDGTLYNTPFALVTPLSAIFMPLAIFILTTFYGQIPDGLEDAARVEGTTRLGALFRVIIPLSAPGVATAGVLTFIAVYNEFFFSFLMTDGQPENWAPILDGILAYQGQYEVLYNLMAAASILGVIPVAILVVIAQEKIVSGLTAGALKE
- a CDS encoding carbohydrate ABC transporter permease translates to MATDTDTDGLIGGESGREGDRERSGNAVVNWMEGLSEAAYAYLLLLPAFALLTLIAFYPMIRTFVMSLRANQTRGLDPLGGFVGIENYVDILTGNARLARQFLDVGLTSSFPFIELGTPFFQQALFVTLAFAVISVIFETVIGFGQAYVLDQEFTGRRWVRVAIILPWAVPIVIQGMIFFLLFQPTVGFGSDLMQSIGVFSGTPLANSRDAFIIILVADIWKSSAFMALLILAGLQSVDRNLYDVARVAGASPWQRFKMITLPLVMPALLVAMLFRTMDAMRVFGLIESTAGCTTVPSLSCLVVEAMFGGTRIYATAAAVAFATALVIGLIIGGYVLLFRDTEGGMY
- a CDS encoding extracellular solute-binding protein, whose product is MGHDTAGQSDRSRLGRRSFLKAASVSTAGAVAVTGCLGRGREANTVVMTADSGVAGIIHSDGDGPSVQQALWDAGLDEEIRIDIQTVVSDSASRMQTAQSALEAGRAPPDIHMMDSGWTVPFILRNQTVNLTEELSDDVLERVNSNYLEAILETARHPQTGDLHALPFFPDLGFTLYREDLIEDAGYDTGNWPSAPPSWEEFSGAVRDARDQAGLDYGFTTQAAAYEGLSCCTFNEVMTSWGGAYYGGADNLFTAGDRPITVDGDRVIDAIRMMRSFIEGEEENTMDGYAQICPSAIVQWTEQQSLNPFAAGNAVSNRNWSYAIAETGTEDAFGENLGVMTRPYAVSQQEAEYEGTGGTVAALGGWNLAVSPFSERQDQALQVLEAFATEEVMLTVFELGGYLPPNLDLVAEADPDDVGPVARYGDVVQRASENAIPRPATDLWPEQSALIYQSVNAAYRGEQSPEAAMNDLANELEQSEAEVETNGN
- the trmB gene encoding HTH-type sugar sensing transcriptional regulator TrmB, translating into MAPDELRSTVERVGDRFNLGEYEIDAYLTVLEQGQLTASEIADRTDIPQPRVYDTVRSLSDRGLVELRESRPMKVVAIDPGEAFDDVQTSFEQMIEELEARYTAPARDTEAVSLVKSRSTILRYLEEVIDAAEFELALSLTPDLLTRFEAELRAAVDDGVSVDLIVTPASEAPDPSEFAYGEVATTARARRGITTPVVAVADGNYSVYATQDALRDDQDRYGVIFNRSALGFLISGFFGTVLWTTAEQTLGEDGTARPYPRTYASIRRCVKDLIDEGGEFYATIDGRDVEVGGQRIVRGRVRDIDFEVSEEVASLTIETEDGDAVSVGGRVAALEDVEAHEIHIGRNEPPTLEER